In a genomic window of Campylobacter concisus:
- the bamA gene encoding outer membrane protein assembly factor BamA, producing the protein MKKKLFLLALAFSGLSAQTIQSINFKGLIHLSPEVASQIMGLKVGQDLTPKLSDKAITNLYKQNYFDDIYIEDTGNGNLLVAVKEKPSVARVDLKGVVTNDKTAIESLINIKPGNMYDELTIEKTKERIRQYYESKGYFDTVVDVEKQPVADNDSSLFITLNINRGENMIIKNVNLVGAKEFDYDDIEPVVANKSREFMGWLWGRNDGKVKLFELENDPARIQDKYFQKGYLDATISSPYLNSSFDNYTADLTYYVHEGEPYKVSNVSITAPEELELDTKKIIDDFRLEVGDTMNSARLRQDMKKLDDMVADKGYAFVKVYPKTDKFDENKTVDIDYEVDPGEKVYIRNVQISGNDRTVDRVVRRELYLTEGNLYSRTDLQDSKDALKRTSYFDDVEIEEDPVDKNTVDLKVKVKEASTGSISGGIGYGSSDGLLLNAALSDTNIFGSGLQGQVSVDKSDRELSGQISLTNPRIFDSEYSLGGTLYANDYDWRTYKERSYGFSTTLGRKLTRNLSASLTYNIEQSKITLKDDELRDINTKTKKEIYREGKAIKSAITPALTYNSTDDYYLPRRGIIANTSFEIAGLGGDIDFIKNRTNFNYYLGLREYIDYDLILRYKASFGKIWERGYTPINERLYLGGIRSLRGYESRTVSPKVKYNGDYYEYGGETSFNNSAEISFPIIDRVKMRGVVFYDYGMIGENSLNEIKRSSVGTGIEWITPIGPLQLIFAKALKPKEGDDTNTFEFTIGRRF; encoded by the coding sequence ATGAAAAAGAAATTATTTTTATTAGCATTAGCTTTCAGTGGCCTAAGCGCACAAACAATCCAGTCAATAAATTTTAAAGGCCTAATTCACCTTTCGCCTGAAGTAGCAAGCCAAATAATGGGCCTAAAAGTCGGTCAGGATTTGACTCCAAAGCTTAGCGATAAGGCGATCACAAATTTATACAAACAAAATTATTTCGACGATATCTACATAGAAGATACAGGCAATGGCAATCTTTTAGTAGCTGTAAAAGAGAAGCCAAGTGTTGCGAGAGTCGATCTAAAAGGCGTCGTAACAAATGATAAAACTGCGATCGAGTCACTAATCAACATCAAACCAGGCAATATGTATGATGAGCTTACAATAGAAAAAACTAAAGAGAGAATTCGTCAGTATTATGAGTCAAAGGGTTATTTTGATACCGTTGTAGACGTAGAAAAACAACCAGTTGCAGATAACGACAGCTCACTTTTTATAACACTTAACATAAACCGTGGCGAAAATATGATAATCAAAAATGTAAATTTAGTCGGTGCAAAAGAGTTTGATTATGACGACATTGAGCCAGTAGTTGCAAATAAAAGTAGAGAATTTATGGGTTGGCTTTGGGGCAGAAATGACGGTAAAGTTAAACTTTTTGAGCTTGAAAATGATCCAGCAAGAATACAAGACAAATATTTCCAAAAAGGCTATTTAGACGCGACTATTTCGTCACCTTATTTAAATTCATCGTTTGATAATTACACAGCCGATCTTACTTATTATGTTCATGAGGGTGAGCCTTATAAGGTTTCAAATGTAAGCATTACAGCACCTGAGGAGCTAGAGCTTGATACTAAAAAGATTATAGATGACTTTAGGCTTGAGGTCGGTGATACGATGAACTCAGCAAGACTTCGCCAAGATATGAAAAAGCTCGATGATATGGTTGCTGATAAAGGTTATGCATTTGTAAAAGTCTATCCAAAGACTGATAAATTTGATGAAAATAAAACTGTCGATATTGACTACGAAGTCGATCCTGGCGAAAAAGTATATATAAGAAATGTTCAAATTTCAGGAAACGATAGGACTGTTGACCGCGTTGTAAGACGCGAACTTTATCTAACTGAAGGAAATTTATATAGTAGAACCGACCTTCAAGACTCAAAAGATGCATTAAAAAGAACAAGCTACTTTGATGATGTTGAGATAGAAGAAGATCCGGTTGATAAAAATACAGTTGATCTAAAAGTAAAAGTAAAAGAAGCCTCAACTGGCTCTATAAGCGGTGGTATCGGATACGGTAGCAGTGACGGACTACTACTAAACGCGGCACTTTCTGACACAAATATCTTTGGCTCTGGTCTTCAAGGACAAGTAAGCGTAGATAAGAGCGACAGAGAGCTTTCAGGCCAGATAAGTCTTACAAACCCAAGAATTTTTGACTCAGAGTATAGCCTTGGTGGAACACTTTACGCAAATGACTATGACTGGAGAACATATAAAGAGAGAAGTTATGGCTTTAGCACAACACTAGGTAGAAAACTAACTAGAAATTTAAGCGCATCGCTTACTTACAACATTGAGCAAAGCAAAATTACTTTAAAAGACGATGAACTAAGAGATATCAACACAAAAACAAAAAAAGAAATTTATAGAGAAGGTAAAGCCATAAAAAGCGCCATAACTCCAGCTTTAACATATAATAGCACCGACGATTATTACTTACCAAGACGTGGCATCATAGCTAACACATCATTTGAGATAGCTGGACTTGGTGGCGATATAGACTTTATCAAAAATCGCACAAATTTCAACTATTATCTAGGTCTTAGAGAGTACATAGACTACGATCTTATCTTAAGATACAAAGCAAGCTTTGGCAAAATTTGGGAAAGAGGATATACTCCAATCAACGAAAGACTTTACCTTGGTGGTATAAGAAGCTTACGTGGTTACGAGAGTAGAACCGTATCTCCAAAGGTAAAATATAATGGCGACTACTACGAATATGGCGGCGAAACTTCGTTTAATAATTCAGCTGAAATAAGCTTCCCTATAATAGATCGTGTCAAAATGCGTGGCGTTGTATTTTATGACTACGGTATGATTGGCGAAAATAGCCTAAATGAGATAAAAAGATCATCAGTTGGTACTGGTATCGAGTGGATAACTCCTATCGGGCCACTTCAACTAATCTTTGCAAAAGCTCTTAAACCTAAAGAGGGTGATGACACAAATACATTTGAATTTACTATTGGAAGACGATTCTAA
- the recO gene encoding recombination protein RecO: MQGYILRVQKVRDEDLLVFVLTPNLLVKSYRFFGARHSNIMTGYKIDFELEQEAKFLPKLRNILHLGFKWLLERDKLIIWQQFMRLLYDHLKEVEQLDEIYFNELDRCAKQMQLQNPKRLIIESYVKILEYEGRLHSELECFICDEEIESELCLTRGFLPSHKHCLDRSEFDASKIKNLFDTKSTIELNDDEINRLYKILLDGL; the protein is encoded by the coding sequence ATGCAAGGCTACATCCTGCGTGTGCAAAAGGTCAGAGACGAGGACCTTTTAGTCTTTGTGCTAACGCCAAATTTGCTCGTAAAGTCATATAGATTTTTTGGTGCTCGCCACTCAAACATCATGACTGGCTACAAGATCGACTTTGAGCTAGAGCAAGAGGCAAAATTTCTACCAAAGCTTAGAAACATACTTCATCTTGGCTTTAAATGGCTGTTAGAGCGTGATAAACTCATCATTTGGCAGCAGTTCATGCGCCTACTTTATGATCATCTAAAAGAGGTCGAGCAGCTTGATGAAATTTATTTTAATGAGCTTGATCGCTGCGCCAAACAGATGCAGCTACAAAATCCAAAACGCCTTATCATCGAAAGCTACGTCAAAATTTTAGAGTATGAAGGCAGGCTTCACAGCGAGCTTGAGTGCTTTATCTGCGATGAGGAGATAGAAAGCGAGCTTTGCCTAACTCGTGGCTTTTTACCCTCTCACAAGCACTGCCTTGATAGGAGCGAATTTGACGCTAGCAAGATCAAAAATTTATTTGATACAAAAAGTACGATCGAGCTAAATGACGATGAGATAAACCGACTTTATAAAATTTTACTTGACGGACTTTAA
- a CDS encoding tRNA dihydrouridine synthase has product MIDFSKKPLFLAPLAGFSDLPLRSVVKKFGCDVTVSEMISANALVYESSDKTLEMIKKSPNEEPYVVQIAGNDTENIKKAVQIINKFDGIYGLDLNCGCPVPKVVRQGAGSALLNDLDKLQSIISAIKSVSNKESLSVKFRLGFNDKNEEKIAKACEEAGANYIAVHGRTRAGGYSAKVDYEAIARVKASVKIPVVANGDINAQNADEILNLTKCDALMIGRASIGNPWIFHEIKTKTSVDKALKQKIILAHFDAMIEHYGEHGLCIFRKHLHQYSKGIDGATTFRNDINFIKDVTVMRERIREFFA; this is encoded by the coding sequence ATGATAGACTTTAGCAAAAAGCCACTTTTCTTAGCACCACTTGCTGGCTTTTCTGACTTGCCACTAAGAAGCGTAGTTAAGAAATTTGGCTGTGATGTCACTGTTAGCGAAATGATCAGCGCAAATGCCTTGGTCTATGAGAGCAGTGACAAAACGCTTGAAATGATTAAAAAATCCCCAAACGAAGAGCCTTATGTCGTTCAAATAGCTGGCAATGACACAGAAAATATAAAAAAAGCTGTGCAAATCATCAATAAATTTGATGGGATTTATGGGCTCGATCTAAACTGCGGCTGCCCTGTGCCAAAGGTCGTTAGACAAGGTGCGGGATCGGCTTTGTTAAACGATCTTGACAAACTTCAAAGCATAATCTCAGCTATAAAAAGCGTCTCAAACAAAGAGAGCCTGAGTGTTAAATTTAGACTTGGTTTTAACGACAAAAATGAAGAAAAAATAGCAAAAGCATGCGAAGAAGCCGGCGCAAACTACATCGCAGTGCATGGTCGCACAAGAGCTGGCGGTTATAGTGCAAAAGTTGATTACGAAGCGATCGCTAGAGTAAAGGCGAGCGTAAAAATCCCAGTCGTTGCAAATGGTGATATCAACGCACAAAATGCAGATGAAATTTTAAACCTTACAAAATGCGACGCCCTAATGATCGGCAGGGCAAGCATCGGTAATCCTTGGATATTTCACGAGATAAAGACTAAAACTAGTGTAGATAAGGCGCTAAAACAAAAGATCATCCTAGCTCACTTTGATGCGATGATCGAGCACTACGGTGAGCACGGACTTTGCATATTTAGAAAACATTTGCATCAGTACAGCAAGGGCATCGACGGTGCAACAACCTTTAGAAACGATATAAATTTCATCAAAGACGTGACAGTGATGAGAGAGCGCATAAGGGAGTTTTTTGCCTAG
- a CDS encoding prephenate dehydrogenase, which produces MKIGIIGLGLMGGSLGLALKDEKLISCVSGYDKDENHSKKALELGLVHEILSIDEMKKKCDIIFLAVPVEAIVSIVQNLTDISEDTTIIDFGSTKQKIIEAVPEKIRKNFIPAHPMAGTEYSGPEAAFKSLYTGATVIVCDFAESAEKHVKRSVELFSCLGMKIIFMSAKEHDHHVGLISHLPHAIAFSLASGILKEEDKRHIVALGGPTFKGMIRVAKSSPFMWSDIFKQNKNNVVEAINMFEKELNLCKDLIKDERWDELFAWMSDARAVREIL; this is translated from the coding sequence ATGAAAATAGGTATCATCGGACTTGGTCTTATGGGCGGCTCACTTGGGTTAGCATTAAAAGATGAAAAATTAATCTCTTGTGTTAGTGGATATGACAAAGATGAAAATCATAGCAAAAAGGCCTTAGAACTTGGCTTGGTGCATGAAATTTTAAGCATTGACGAGATGAAAAAGAAGTGTGACATCATCTTTTTGGCTGTGCCAGTCGAGGCTATCGTGAGCATCGTGCAAAATTTAACCGATATTAGCGAAGATACAACTATCATTGATTTTGGCTCAACCAAACAAAAGATAATAGAAGCCGTGCCAGAAAAAATTCGTAAAAATTTCATCCCAGCTCACCCGATGGCAGGTACTGAGTATTCTGGTCCAGAGGCTGCTTTCAAATCACTTTACACAGGGGCAACTGTTATCGTTTGCGACTTTGCAGAAAGCGCAGAAAAACACGTAAAAAGAAGCGTGGAGCTATTTTCTTGCCTTGGTATGAAAATCATTTTCATGAGTGCAAAAGAGCATGATCATCACGTGGGTCTTATTTCGCATTTGCCTCATGCGATTGCATTTTCTCTAGCGAGTGGAATTTTAAAAGAAGAGGATAAAAGGCACATCGTAGCACTTGGTGGACCTACATTTAAGGGTATGATACGTGTTGCAAAGAGTTCGCCTTTTATGTGGAGCGATATCTTTAAGCAAAATAAAAATAATGTTGTTGAAGCTATAAATATGTTTGAAAAAGAGCTAAATTTGTGCAAAGATCTCATCAAAGATGAACGCTGGGATGAACTTTTTGCTTGGATGAGCGACGCTAGAGCCGTAAGAGAAATTTTGTAA
- a CDS encoding uroporphyrinogen III synthase HEM4 translates to MKTRKFLVYCIIYIVVVAGLTYSLNSSDYTFELLGQTITLPIAIWVALPVAVLALLALLHIAYHGYAFYRYKKWIKKDSQLYKDLAKETLLGFESNKDFKTDTYKIASQLTRSISPVGELKDVGVDDAEINNILQTIKSIKNKEIVDLKKFRLAKDSKLNILNELNKIEQLPTYYLDILKNQDQNESLKKAAFDKLIKVASFGEIKRLNFELASKDIMLIITRFVNDEIDLSSDEIFDLLNNAKVTKAQYDKVAIMLKNKLKPDAFIGIFEKLKSIHADADEAYVYALFELQMLDKVREAIEGSDPDEFKEIKVLLFLRDNGKMVPSSLFFK, encoded by the coding sequence ATGAAAACTAGAAAATTTCTCGTCTATTGCATAATCTACATAGTAGTTGTTGCAGGACTTACTTATTCTCTTAATAGTTCTGATTACACATTTGAGCTTTTAGGCCAAACTATAACTTTGCCAATTGCTATTTGGGTCGCTCTTCCAGTAGCTGTTTTAGCACTTCTAGCTCTACTTCATATCGCTTATCATGGATATGCTTTTTATAGATATAAAAAATGGATCAAAAAAGATAGCCAACTTTATAAAGACTTAGCCAAAGAGACGCTTCTTGGCTTTGAGAGCAATAAAGACTTCAAAACCGACACTTACAAGATCGCCTCACAGCTTACTCGTTCTATCTCACCAGTAGGCGAGCTTAAAGATGTCGGTGTAGATGATGCTGAGATAAACAATATCTTACAAACTATAAAAAGTATAAAAAATAAAGAGATCGTCGATCTAAAGAAATTTAGACTAGCAAAAGATAGCAAGTTAAATATCCTAAATGAGCTAAATAAGATCGAGCAACTACCTACTTACTATCTTGACATACTTAAAAATCAAGATCAAAATGAGAGCCTTAAAAAAGCTGCATTTGATAAACTTATAAAAGTAGCTTCTTTTGGCGAGATCAAAAGATTAAATTTTGAGCTAGCAAGTAAAGATATAATGCTTATTATTACCCGATTTGTAAATGATGAGATCGATCTAAGCAGTGATGAAATTTTTGATCTTTTAAACAACGCAAAAGTGACAAAAGCACAATACGACAAAGTAGCCATAATGCTTAAAAATAAGCTAAAACCAGATGCATTTATCGGTATCTTTGAGAAGCTAAAAAGCATCCATGCTGATGCTGATGAGGCTTACGTATATGCGCTATTTGAGCTTCAGATGCTTGATAAAGTAAGAGAGGCTATCGAAGGTAGCGACCCAGATGAGTTTAAAGAGATAAAGGTCTTGCTGTTTTTACGAGATAACGGCAAAATGGTGCCTAGCTCGTTATTTTTTAAATGA
- the accD gene encoding acetyl-CoA carboxylase, carboxyltransferase subunit beta has product MNFSDIFSKIRKAQPRPEEAPTHWVKCDNCHSLMYYKEVEACFNVCPKCGYHMRLKATDRINLICDEDSFVEFDANLKPVDPLNFVDKKSYKKRITENKEKTGRTSSVVCGEGKCDGQEIQLVVFDFGFMGGSLASVEGEKIVRAIKRAIEKRQALVIVSASGGARMQESTFSLMQMSKTSAALKLLDEAKLPYISILTDPTMGGVSASFAWLGDLIIAEPGALIGFAGQRVIKQTIGADLPEGFQRAEFLLEHGLIDAIVPRSEHKKYISDMVKFLTNNKTIHQKDNQDESGSSFELKLKTKG; this is encoded by the coding sequence ATGAATTTCTCAGACATTTTTTCAAAGATAAGAAAAGCTCAACCTCGTCCAGAAGAGGCACCTACGCACTGGGTAAAATGCGATAATTGTCACTCACTGATGTACTACAAAGAAGTTGAAGCTTGTTTTAATGTATGCCCGAAATGCGGTTATCATATGAGACTAAAAGCTACTGATCGCATAAATTTGATCTGTGATGAAGATAGCTTTGTAGAATTTGACGCAAATTTAAAACCGGTAGATCCATTAAATTTTGTTGATAAAAAATCATACAAAAAAAGAATCACAGAAAATAAAGAAAAAACAGGACGCACAAGCTCAGTGGTATGTGGCGAAGGTAAATGCGACGGACAAGAGATCCAGCTAGTTGTTTTTGACTTTGGCTTCATGGGTGGTTCGCTAGCTTCAGTTGAGGGTGAAAAGATCGTAAGAGCGATAAAACGGGCAATAGAAAAACGCCAAGCTTTAGTCATAGTGAGTGCTTCAGGTGGAGCTAGAATGCAAGAGAGTACATTCTCTTTGATGCAAATGTCAAAGACATCAGCTGCTTTAAAACTACTTGATGAAGCGAAACTACCTTATATCTCAATACTTACTGATCCGACAATGGGTGGCGTTAGTGCTTCTTTTGCTTGGCTTGGAGATCTAATAATCGCCGAACCTGGCGCATTGATAGGCTTTGCTGGTCAAAGAGTCATCAAACAAACCATTGGTGCTGATTTACCAGAGGGATTTCAAAGAGCTGAGTTTTTATTAGAGCATGGCTTAATCGATGCTATTGTGCCAAGAAGCGAACATAAAAAATATATAAGCGATATGGTTAAATTTCTCACAAACAATAAGACAATACATCAAAAAGATAATCAAGATGAGAGTGGAAGCAGCTTTGAACTAAAGCTAAAAACCAAAGGCTAA
- a CDS encoding 23S rRNA (pseudouridine(1915)-N(3))-methyltransferase RlmH: MEISVFSIQKSSRDNFENEIQEYIKMSAKFAKINDKVFFNEKIAKAQSAGKSEALRAYDEIYEPNLKGFCVMLDENGLQLDSQKFAQILNSNSQINFFIGGAYGLSQNLKNKAQKIISLSKMTMAHKVAKLVLFEQIFRALCINANHPYHK, translated from the coding sequence TTGGAAATTTCAGTTTTTAGCATTCAAAAATCATCACGTGACAACTTTGAAAACGAGATACAAGAATATATAAAAATGAGTGCAAAATTTGCCAAGATAAACGATAAAGTCTTTTTTAATGAAAAAATAGCAAAAGCTCAAAGTGCTGGAAAAAGCGAAGCTTTAAGAGCTTATGATGAAATTTACGAGCCAAATTTAAAAGGCTTTTGCGTAATGCTTGATGAAAATGGCTTACAACTTGACAGCCAAAAATTCGCACAAATTTTAAACTCAAATTCACAAATTAACTTTTTCATAGGTGGAGCTTACGGCCTTAGCCAAAATTTAAAGAATAAAGCGCAAAAAATTATAAGCTTAAGCAAGATGACGATGGCGCATAAGGTTGCCAAGCTTGTACTTTTTGAGCAAATTTTTAGAGCACTTTGCATAAATGCAAACCACCCATACCACAAATAA
- the lpxC gene encoding UDP-3-O-acyl-N-acetylglucosamine deacetylase, with the protein MKQTTIARRVETVGIGLHKGEPIRLMLEPLDANSGIILHREDLGISFKAEPKNVINTQMATVVGNEKGFISTIEHLMSAINGYGIDNIRISVDANEIPVMDGSAISFCMLLDEAGIRYLDAGKKVILVRREVEVVEGSKFVRTSPSRSPKFDYTIKFDHPVIGEQRYVFDFSKSSFIKNIARARTFGFLKDLQRLQAQNLALGASLDNAVAIDDTHILNPEGLRFENEFVRHKILDAIGDLSLLGAPLLGDYTAFAGSHDLNHKLTLALMADEKNYEIATLNGELLKEYQKVFA; encoded by the coding sequence TTGAAACAAACTACTATCGCAAGACGCGTTGAGACCGTTGGTATAGGGCTTCATAAAGGTGAGCCGATAAGACTTATGCTAGAACCTCTTGATGCAAATTCTGGCATTATTTTGCACCGCGAAGATCTTGGTATTAGTTTTAAAGCCGAACCTAAAAATGTGATAAATACACAGATGGCAACTGTTGTTGGCAACGAAAAGGGCTTTATTAGTACGATCGAACACCTGATGTCAGCCATAAATGGTTATGGTATTGATAATATTAGAATTTCTGTTGATGCAAATGAAATTCCAGTGATGGATGGCAGTGCGATAAGCTTTTGTATGCTACTTGATGAAGCTGGCATAAGATATCTTGATGCCGGTAAAAAAGTAATTCTTGTTAGACGTGAAGTTGAAGTCGTTGAGGGTTCTAAATTTGTACGAACTTCACCTTCAAGAAGTCCAAAATTTGACTACACGATAAAATTTGATCATCCAGTTATTGGTGAACAGAGATATGTTTTTGATTTTAGTAAAAGCTCGTTTATAAAAAATATAGCTCGTGCTAGAACTTTTGGGTTTTTGAAAGATTTACAGCGTTTGCAAGCTCAAAATTTAGCTCTTGGTGCATCGCTTGATAATGCCGTGGCAATCGATGATACGCATATCCTAAATCCAGAAGGTTTGAGATTTGAAAATGAGTTTGTAAGGCACAAAATTTTAGATGCGATTGGTGATTTGAGCTTACTTGGAGCACCTTTATTGGGCGATTATACAGCATTTGCTGGAAGCCATGACCTAAATCACAAATTAACTCTTGCTTTGATGGCCGATGAGAAAAACTACGAGATCGCAACCTTAAATGGCGAACTTCTAAAAGAGTATCAAAAGGTATTTGCATAG
- a CDS encoding tRNA 2-thiocytidine biosynthesis TtcA family protein, translating into MIELSKRLLRQVGQTNARYNMIEGGDKILLGLSGGKDSLALAHVLKHIQNVTPEKFEFKAVTLSYGMGEDYAYLTKHCNEHGIEHEVIDSSIFEISKEKIRKNSSFCSFFSRMRRGYLYTYALKHGFNKLAIAHHLDDAAESFFMNFTYNGALRTLAPKYTAKNGITVVRPFIFVRERQLRENAIKNELRVIGDEACPAMRFDVKMPHARYETKQLLATLEKENPKLFTSLKAAFENIHTDTFFALNSSSEE; encoded by the coding sequence ATGATAGAGCTTAGTAAAAGGCTTCTTAGGCAAGTTGGTCAGACAAATGCCAGATACAATATGATAGAGGGCGGAGATAAGATCTTGCTTGGTCTTAGCGGTGGTAAAGATAGCCTCGCACTCGCTCACGTACTAAAGCATATCCAAAACGTTACACCTGAAAAATTTGAGTTTAAAGCAGTAACGCTAAGCTACGGCATGGGTGAGGACTATGCTTATCTTACGAAGCATTGCAATGAGCACGGAATAGAGCATGAAGTGATAGATAGCTCAATCTTTGAAATTTCAAAAGAGAAAATCCGTAAGAATTCCAGTTTTTGTAGTTTCTTTTCTCGTATGAGAAGAGGCTATCTTTATACTTACGCCTTAAAGCATGGTTTTAATAAACTCGCGATTGCTCATCATTTAGATGATGCGGCGGAGAGCTTTTTTATGAACTTTACATATAATGGTGCACTAAGGACGCTTGCTCCAAAATATACTGCAAAAAATGGAATCACGGTTGTTAGGCCATTTATCTTCGTTCGCGAGAGACAGCTTCGTGAAAATGCTATCAAAAATGAATTGAGAGTCATCGGTGATGAAGCATGCCCTGCAATGAGATTTGACGTAAAGATGCCGCATGCTAGATATGAAACCAAACAGCTTCTAGCAACTTTAGAAAAAGAAAATCCAAAACTTTTTACTTCGCTAAAAGCAGCATTTGAAAATATCCATACTGATACTTTTTTTGCTCTCAATAGCAGTAGTGAAGAGTAA
- the dksA gene encoding RNA polymerase-binding protein DksA yields the protein MTQTELNFFKKLLEERKLQIKKNIYDSSVEVNGLRDSGVSDEFDIASVNTDQLIEHSISTQQRAELSEIDEALEKIANKTYGICDMCEEEISIPRLKVKPHAKYCITCREIIEKTAKN from the coding sequence ATGACACAAACTGAGCTAAATTTTTTTAAAAAATTACTTGAAGAAAGAAAATTACAGATCAAAAAAAATATCTATGATTCATCTGTTGAAGTAAATGGCTTAAGAGATAGTGGTGTAAGCGATGAGTTTGATATAGCCTCAGTAAATACAGACCAGCTAATCGAGCATTCGATCTCGACACAACAAAGAGCGGAGCTATCAGAGATAGATGAAGCACTAGAGAAGATAGCAAATAAAACTTATGGAATTTGTGATATGTGTGAAGAGGAGATCAGCATACCGCGACTAAAAGTAAAACCACATGCAAAATACTGCATAACTTGCCGTGAAATAATCGAAAAAACAGCAAAAAACTAA
- a CDS encoding M23 family metallopeptidase — MYRRGIGGFGIVVLLLILILAGGFGYALMSKDFERNEPIIGVADKVYWNLRTPMNIKFKDDSGIKFVRISMNDGKNDLNLLNQIIQNPSTELDVNLTFPKTGFFAQKDTYEMNIEAVDTSKWSFFTGNKASKKVEVVLDTSKPDLYVLSQSYSISKGGSAVVVFRATDNQLKEVYVQTNFGKKFKAVPFYKEGFYAALVAWPVQVENFSAEVIARDFAGNESKSHVRYFYENVKYKTSTIALNDRFLDGKIVDLTDQYAKDPSALSRLEKMRFVNETLRNSNEEKITALTTNPGDEMLTGFSATPFYPLRNGKKVADFADHRYYTYNNEQVSESWHMGIDFASVAAAPIIASNAGRVVLASENGIYGLNIVIDHGFGLYSLYGHCSSTRVKEGDMVVAGDQIGTTGTSGLALGDHLHFGILVQGEEVRPQQWMDKKWIKDNITSVLDAAKAMIDKN; from the coding sequence ATGTATAGACGTGGAATTGGTGGTTTTGGTATTGTTGTGCTTTTACTAATTTTAATTTTAGCCGGTGGTTTTGGCTATGCTTTGATGTCAAAAGATTTTGAGCGAAACGAGCCGATAATTGGTGTTGCTGATAAAGTTTATTGGAATCTTAGAACTCCAATGAATATCAAATTTAAAGATGATAGCGGTATAAAATTTGTACGAATTAGTATGAATGATGGGAAAAATGATCTAAATTTGTTAAATCAAATCATACAAAATCCAAGTACTGAGCTTGATGTAAATTTGACCTTTCCAAAGACTGGCTTTTTTGCTCAAAAAGATACTTATGAGATGAATATTGAGGCTGTGGATACCAGTAAATGGAGCTTTTTTACTGGCAACAAAGCTAGCAAAAAAGTTGAAGTCGTGCTTGATACTTCAAAACCTGATCTTTACGTGCTTTCGCAGTCTTATTCTATCTCAAAAGGTGGTAGCGCGGTTGTGGTCTTTAGGGCAACTGATAATCAGCTAAAAGAGGTCTATGTCCAGACAAATTTTGGTAAAAAATTTAAGGCTGTACCATTTTATAAAGAGGGCTTTTATGCAGCACTCGTTGCTTGGCCAGTTCAGGTTGAAAATTTTAGTGCTGAGGTCATTGCAAGAGACTTTGCAGGCAATGAAAGCAAGTCTCATGTTAGATATTTTTATGAAAATGTAAAGTATAAAACTTCAACTATTGCATTAAATGATAGATTTTTAGATGGTAAGATAGTTGATCTAACTGATCAATATGCAAAAGATCCAAGCGCGCTTTCAAGGCTTGAGAAAATGAGATTTGTCAATGAAACGCTTAGAAATTCAAACGAAGAAAAAATAACAGCACTTACTACAAACCCTGGCGATGAGATGTTAACTGGCTTTAGTGCGACACCATTTTATCCACTAAGAAATGGTAAAAAAGTGGCTGACTTCGCCGATCACCGATACTATACATATAATAACGAGCAAGTAAGCGAATCATGGCATATGGGAATAGACTTTGCAAGTGTGGCCGCAGCTCCTATAATAGCTAGCAATGCCGGCCGTGTCGTACTTGCATCTGAAAATGGAATTTATGGATTAAATATTGTGATTGATCATGGATTTGGGCTTTATTCGCTTTATGGACACTGCTCAAGCACTAGAGTAAAAGAGGGCGATATGGTGGTGGCTGGTGATCAAATAGGCACTACTGGAACTAGTGGTCTTGCACTTGGTGATCACCTTCACTTTGGAATTTTAGTCCAAGGCGAAGAGGTAAGACCTCAACAATGGATGGATAAAAAGTGGATAAAAGACAATATCACAAGTGTTTTAGATGCTGCAAAAGCGATGATAGATAAAAACTAA